In the genome of Perca flavescens isolate YP-PL-M2 chromosome 21, PFLA_1.0, whole genome shotgun sequence, the window aattaatttgcctttttttaatttaaatgatctccttattattaaataaagtCCAAGTGCCCTCTATAATTCAGCCAATTAAGGTGCCAGGGCCATGCAATCCAAATTAATTAGATTCTATTTGTGGCCACATTACTTTGCCTCCGCAGCAATTCTGTTTCATTCATTCTGCCTGCCGGTGTGTGATTGGGTGATTGatgtacagagagagagagagcgaggggaTGGGAAGACTGATGACGTGGCTTAGGAAAAAAGCAGGGAGAAACAAAAATACAGCACATCTAATGTAATGTGTGCATGTACGTATGTGAAATGATTTCCAACAGCACCGAAGGAAAGCTGCCCAAAGAGCATTAGACTGTTCCGCTGTAACAGACCTCCAGCTATAGCTGCACACTAGTAATCCAAGCAATCATCAACCATAGAAAACTACcctaaaaataaatagaagacTTAAATACAATCATTGCTTTTATTTCTGGTTGTTTGAAACCCTTTTTGTTACCAGTATCCATTTCACGGCCCTGCTCTTAGCCAGATACCTTTGGACTGTTGCTTTTAATCCAAACCCAATAACTTTGATTGAGCAGCATTCTTTCCCCAGTTTTAAATGGTTGTCAATCCATAATAAGGGATTATATATTTTACTATATACTTGTAGGCTTCTGATGTCTTTCCCTCATGTCAGTCTCATATGGCTGAGTCAATACCAGGCTGCTTTCCTTTTAATGACTCGATCTGCTGAGATCTTAATCCAGTCCACTCAGCACATTTCCGCTGAGCGATATGGTACAAACTGGATGACACAAGCCTCTGAGGTTATTCACTGTTTTCAAATTGTATTGACTGTTTGTGTGGACGTAGTGAGGACACTGACAATGGGGTGAGAAAGAGTATTGATCTTAAAGTGGTAAGAAGATAGAGAGGAATAAACAGAAGGCAGATACAATGACCTTCATCCCCTTGCAACCCTGTCTCCTTAAACATTGCGTTCCCGTTCAACTAAACTGTATTATCAATTACAgttcaaagtaaaagtatttttttcctGGATTACACGTCCGCAATCCAGCGATAGGCACACACTGTGAAACGATTACAGTTTTAAACTTGTGGTCAATGTTGTGAaataggaaaagatcatggtttgggttattAAGTTTGTTATGAAATTTAAGTTATGTATGTTAGTTAAGTAGCCTATGTCATGTTAAAATAAGTCAACGTTGATTTATTGGGGCACGAACAGCGGTcacctgggtgaaagtcttgtgtttgtttgacccatccatccgcCCCAAACTACTCCTTACATGGACTTTGATTAGAAACGTATTTGTGATACGTCAAAAACAAACGTAATGCGCAACAAAATATGTTTCCTTCGAAAAAGGATACAGTTTATTTCTATGGGAACGAAATTTTTAGGAGACAAACaaaaactataaatgaatgaaataatgaACAGAACCTCATATTCCCAATGTTTCAAAGGTGTATGAATTCAAGGGTTTCAAAGGCCTATAGTTGTGCAATccatttaaatttaaacataaaaataaccaaaaagtggatttgtgtttatttaaaggaCAACAGTGATATTACAATGCATTCCTCATTTAGGGTCCTGTGAATAAATGATACTTTTTAAACGTTGCATCACATTGCTGTGAAGTTAATATACTTAATTTCACAGTGACAGTAACAGTGAAGATGCACATGCAGAAAAATCAGCGCTGCCCCTTTTCAAGAGCTTTCAAATAAACGTCCATGACGATGCCCACAGGAATGTATTGACAGACTCCTTTTACTGGAATTAAAGATCACACATTTACATAAGTTATAGCTTGTGGAAACATTCACAATCAGTGACAGAAAAGTCCTGGTTGAATGAAGTGTTGGTATTTGTGGCTTCTGGTAGTCTTTGCTGCCCTCTAGGTCAAAGAGATCGTCAACACATGCAATACTGTacatcatttttacatttccctTTGTTATTTTTCATGCCGTTTAAATCTGCCAAATGTATACATAAAGGTTTTTATTACAGTTGTGTAACTGTCACAATTATAAAAATCTGATAGCTGTTTGAAATTTGATTTATGCTGCTTGAGAATTGTATTTTTAAACTGTGTCCTACCATAAATGAGAAAATCACAAATGTGAAACCAGATTAGGTTTTTGTCATTGAAAAGGCCCATTGGATATTAACctaatttatttaaacaatgtGACACTTTATTTTGAAGAACTTCAGAAGATTGAGATGGGTTGTTGCCCAAAAGTCAGTCTGTAACTATATTAGTGCATCATGTACATCTAGTGGGTGTTAAATCAGGCTCCTTATTGTACGTTTCAAAACAGCCGATGGTGCTGTAGTGCAGCTTAAAAGAACTTTACTATCAAGGTTACATTACAGTATGCCTGAATTTACAATTTGgtcaaataaaaagaataataaataatgaaaagacattttctatgtgtgttttttaaggGAAACCCATCTCTACATCTCCTTGTCTTCCTGGGTCACCAAGTTGGGTATACCCAGTAATGTCTCCTTCCTGTTTTCTACATCCTCCACTTTCTTCCTCTCAGTTTGGCACTTATTCAGGCAGTCCTCACACAGGTCAAGCTCCCGGACCAGATAAAACCTCTGTGCCATCATTAGGGACTCGTTGCTGGGTACCTCCTCAGTGGCGATTGGGTTCCTGTCCAGGTTGATCCTCTCCAGGTTGCTCAGCTTCTGGAGGCAGCCAGGGACCCGGGTGAATCGGTTGTCAGATAGGCCGATGTGGCGGAGATCCTTTAATGCAGAGATGGAGAACGGAAGACTTTCCAGCTGGTTGATACCCAGGTTGAGCGTCTGGAGGTTCTTTAGCAGGCCGATCTCGCTGGGGAGGCTCTTCAGACGGTTGTTACACAGGTTCAAAACCAGCAGGGTCTGGAGACGTCCAATTGTCACGGGGAGCTCCTCCAGCTGGAAGAAAAAGCAGTAACACATTCCGTAATACACAGTATGATACCTAACAATTACAATGCCTTTCCTTTGGACATCTGACTTAATGACTTCATGGGAATTAAACTCCCAACCTCAGACCCCACCAATCAGTCCTCTAACAGAATAAGCTATAAAAGGTTGTAAAACTGTCgcagtataatatgtcaaaaaagtcatgaaaagttcATAGTATAGGATTTTGgaaaaagtatgtcaaaaaaagtcgtaaaaagtcataatgtagtatgtcaagaaaagtcttagtacagtatgtcaaaaaagtcataaaaaagtcatagtatagtatgtcgaaaaaggtcatagtatagtatgtttaaaaaatcatgaaaaagtcatagtatagtatagcgaaaaaagtcagtataatgTGACTTCTTCAGGAATCTtactatatagtatagtatatatatatatatatatatatatatatatatatatatatatatagtataaaaaaaaaagtcaaaaaaatagaatagtataaaaaaggtcatactataatatgtcgaaaaaagtcataaaaagtaatagaggagtatgtcgaaaacggtcatactataatatgtagaaaaaaagtcatagtatagtatgttgaaaaaattcataaaaagtaatagtatagtatgtcgaaagagtcatgtatagtatgttgaaacaggtcatagtatagtatgatgaaaaaagtcaatGTAGTGTGACTTTCCTCCGGTAATCTTACTAAAAAATAGTAATTATCACATGATGGGAATCAAACTCACAACCTTGGACACCCAAACCAGTTTCCTAACAGGATGAGTTAAAGAAGAAATCATTCAGTTTTATGTCGAAAagaattataaaaaagtaatagtatagtatgtcgaaagagtcatagtatagtatgttgaaaaaatcataaaaatgtcatagaatagcatgtcgaaaaaatcataaaaaggtcatatatagtatatagtatgtcgaaaaggtcatagtatagtatggcgaaatAAGTCATAAAGAGTTATAATATAGTAGGGCGAAAAAAGtaatactatagtatgttgaaaaaatcatataaaattcatagtataaTATTTCGAAAGAGTCATGGTACAGTacgtcgaaaaaattcataaaaagtaatagtatagtttctcggaaaaggtcatagtatgatgtttcaaaaaaagtcacgaaaaagtcatagtatagtatgttgaaaaaaataatgaaaaaatcatagtagagtatgttggaaaaagtcatagtacagtaagtataaaaaagtaatagtatagtatgtcaaaaaaggtcattatacaatgtcgaaaaaattaatgaaaagtaatagtataatatgtcgaaagtctatagtatgtcgaaaaaattcatgaaaagtaatagtataatatgtcgaaagtctttagtatgtcgaaaaaatcaaaaaacgtcatagtatagtatgtcgaaaaaagtaatagtatagtatgtcgatagagtcatagtatagtatgtcgaaaaaggtcatagtatagtatgtcgaaaaaatcataaaaacgtcatagtatagtatgtcgaaaaaatcataaaaatgtcatagtatagtatgtcgaaaaaggtcatagtatagtatgtcgaaaaagtcatagtaaagtatgtcgaaaaaatcataaaaacgtcatagtatagtatgtcgaaaaaggtcatagtatagtatgtcgaataaagtcatagtatagtatgtcgaaaaaattcacaaaaggtaatagtatggtatgtcgaaagagtcatagtatagtatatcgaaaaaattatgaaaacgtcatagtatagtatgtcgaaaaaagtcatagtgtagcatatcgaaaaaattcacaaaaaaaatagtatagtatagtatgtcatagtagtatgtcaaaaatcatagtatagtatgtcaaaaaaatcatcaaaaaatgtcgctcatagtatagtatgtcgaaaaaatcataaaaattaTCAAAACGcgatatatagtatgtcgaaaaaatcataaaaagcgtatagtatagtatgtcgaaagagtcatagtattgtatgtagaaaaaattataaaaacgtcatagtatagtatgtcgaaaaaatcataaaaacgtcatagtatagtatgtcgaaaaaggtcatagtatagtatgtcgaaagagtcatagtaaagtatgtcgaaaaaatcataaaaaattcatagtatagtatattgaattAAGTCATTGTATACTATGGCGAAACAAGTCAGTGTAGTGTGACTTTCCTCAGGTAATCTTACTAAAATATAGTAATTATCTCATGATGGGATTCAAACTCACAACCTTGGACACCCAAACCAGTTTCCTAACAGGATGAGCTATAGAACAAGTCATGCAACTTTATgtcgaaataattcataaaaaagtcatagtatagtatgtcgaaaaaatcataaaaacgtcatagtatagtatgtcgaaaaaatcataaaaacgtcatagtatagtatgtcgaaaaaggtcatagtatagtatgtcgaaagagtcatagtatagtatgttaaaaataataaaaacgtcatagtatagtatgtcgaaaaaatcttaaaaacgtcatagtatagtatgtcgaaaaaggtcatagtatactatgtcgaaaaaagtcagcgtatagtatgtcgaaagagtcatagtatagcatgttgaaaaaagtcataaaaacgtcatagtatagtatgtcgaaaaaatcataaaaacgtcatagtatagtatgtcgaaagagtcatagtattgtatgtagaaaaaattataaaaacgtcatagtatagtatgtcgaaaaaatcataaaaacgtcatagtatagtatgtcgaaaaaagtcatagtatactatgtagaaaaaagtcatagtatagtatgttgaaagagtcatagtatatagtatgtcgaaaaaaatcataaaaacgtcatagtatagtatgtcgaaaaaggtcatagtatagtatgtcgaaagagtcatagtaaagtatgtcgaagaaatcataaaaaattcatagtatagtatattgaataaAGTCATTGTATACTATGGCGAAACAAGTCAGTGTATTGTGTTTTCCTCAGGTAATCTTACTGAAATATAGTAATTATCTCATGATGGGATTCAAACTCACAACCTTGGACACCCAAACCAGTTTCCTAACAGGATGAGCTATAGAATAAGTCATGCAACTTTATgtcgaaataattcataaaaaagtcatagtatagtatgtcgaaaaaatcataaaaacgtcatagtatagtatgtcgaaaaaatcataaaaacgtcatagtatagtatgtcgaaaaaggtcatagtatagtatgtcgaaaaaagtcatagtatagtatgtcgaaagagtcatagtatagtatgttaaaaataataaaaacgcataatatagtatgtcgaaaaaatcttaaaaacgtcatagtatagtatgtcgaaaaaggtcatagtatactatgtcgaaaaagtcatcgtatagaatgtcgaaagagtcatagtatagtatgtcgaaaaaattcatagtatagtatattgaataaagtcatagtatagtatggcgaaacAAATCAGTGTAGTGTGACTTTCCTCAGGTAATCTTACTAAAAAACAGTAATTATCTCATGATGGGATTCAAACTGACAACCGTGGACACCCAAACCACTTTCCTAACATGATGAGCTATAGAACAAGTCATGCAAGTTTATgtcgaaataattcataaaaaagtcatagtatagtatgtcgaaaaaatcataaaaacgtcatagtataatatgtcgaaaaaatcataaaaaaaggtcatagtatagtatgtcgaaaaaggtcatagtatagtatgtcgaaaaaagtcatagtatagtatgtcgaaaaaattcatagtatagtatattgaataaagtcatagtatagtatggcgaaacAAATCATTGTAGTGTGACTTTCCTCAGGTAATCTTACTAAAAAACAGTAATTATCTCATGATGGGATTCAAACTGACAACCGTGGACACCCAAACCACTTTCCTAACATGATGAGCTATAGAACAAGTCATGCAAGTTTATgtcgaaataattcataaaaaagtcatagtatagtatgtcgaaaaaatcataaaaacgtcatagtataatatgtcgaaaaaatcataaaaacgtcatagtatagtatgtcgaaaaaggtcatagtatagtatgtcgaaaaaagtcatagtatagtatgtcgaaagagtcatagtatagtatgtcaaaaaatgataaaaacatcatagtatagtatgtcgaaaaaaatcataaaaacgtcatagtatagtatgtcgaaaaaagtcatagtatagtatgtcgaaaaaagtcatagtatagtatgtcgaaagagtcatagtatagtatgtcgaaaaaatcataaaaacgtcatagtatagtatgtcgaaaaaatcataaaaacgtcatagtatagtatgtcgaaaaaggtcatagtatagtatgtcgaaaaaatttgaaaaaaataatagtatagtttgtcgaaaaaatcataaaaacgtcatagtatagtatgtcgaaaaaatcataaaaacgtcatagtatagtatgtcgaaaaaggtcatagtatactatgtcgaaaaaagtcatagtatagtatgtcgaaagagtcatagtaaagtatgtcgaagaaatcataaaaaattcatagtatagtatattgaataaAGTCATTGTATACTATGGCGAAACAAGTCAGTGTAGTGTGACTTTCCTCAGGTAATCTTACTAAAATATAGTAATTATCTCATGATGGGATTCAAACTCACAACCTTGGACACCCAAACCAGTTTCCTAACAGGATGAGCTATAGAACAAGTCATGCAACTTTATgtcgaaataattcataaaaaagtcatagtatagtatgtcgaaaaaatcataaaaacgtcatagtatagtatgtcgaaaaaggtcatagtatactatgtcgaaaaaagtcatagtatagtatgtcgaaagagtcatagtatagtatgtcgaaaaaatcataaaaacgtcatagtatagtatgtcgaaaaactcataaaaacgtcatagtatagtatgtcgaaaaaggtcatagtatactatgtcgaaaaaagtcatagtatagtatgtcgaaagagtcatagtatagtatgtcgaaaaaaatcataaaaacgtcatagtatagtatgtcgaaaaaatcataaaaacgtcatagtatagtatatcaaaaagggtcatagtatactatgtcgaaaaaagtcatagtatagtatgttgaaagagtcatagtatagtatttcaaaaaaagcataaaaacgtcatagtatagtatgtcgaaaaaatcataaaaacgtcatagtatagtatgtcgaaaaaggtcatagtatagtatgtcaaaaaatttgaaaaaaataatagtatagtttgtcgaaaaaatcataaaaacgtcatagtatagtatgtcgaaaaaatcataaaaaaaggtcatagtatagtatgtcgaaaaagtcataaaaaagtcatagtatagtatgtcgaaaaaagtcatagtatagtatgtcgaaaaaaaaaacgcttagtatagtatattgaataaagtcatagtatagtatggcgaaaaaatCAGTGTAGTGTGATTTTCCTCAGGTAATCttactaaaaaaagtaattatctCATGATGGGATTCAAACTGACAAAATCACCCAAACCACTTTCCTAACATGATGAGCTATAGAACAAGTCATGCAAGTTTATGTATGTTGAAATaattcaaaaaagtaatagtatagtatgtcgtaaaaatcataaaaaagtcatagtataagtatgtcgaaaaaatcataaaaaatcaaaaaaaagtcatagtatagtatgtcgaaaaaaaaaaaagtcatagtatagtatgtcgtcgaaaaaaagtcatagtatagtatgtcgaaaaaattcatagtatagtatagtatgaaaaaaatgaaaagtcatagtatagtatatggcgaaaaaaaaagtgtagtgTGACTTTCCTCAGGTAATCTTACTAAAATATAGTAATTATCTCATGATGGGATTCAAAAAAATCTCACAACCTTGATACCCAAACCATGTCCTAACAGGATGAGCTATAGAACAAGTCATCCAActttatgtcgaaaaaattcataaaaaagtatagtatagtaaaaagtcgaaaaaatcataaaaaaagtcatagtatagtatgtcgaaaaaatcataaaaacgtatagtatagtatgttgaaaaaggtcatagtatagtaaatgtcgaaaaagttcatagtatagtattattgaaaaaaaaaacgctagtatagtatatgtcgaaaaaaaaaacgtcatagtatagtatgtcaaaaagatcatagtataatgtcatataaaaaaagagtcatagtatagtatgtcgaaaaaacgcATAGTATAAAATGTCGTCAAAAATCAGTAAAGTATagttgaaaaaaaggtcatactatagtatgtcaaaataattataaaaaagtcatagtatagtatgtcgaaaataaaaacgtcatagtatagtatgtcgaaaaaaaataaaaaaagtcatagtatagtatagtgtcgaaaaaggtcatatagtatagtatgtcataaaaaaaaaaacgcatagtatagtatgtcgaaaaagtcatagtatagtatgtcgaaaaaaagtcatagtcagTGTAGTgtgaaaaatcataaaaaaattcaATCTTACTAAAAAATATAGTAATACTATCTCATTATCAATTCAAACTCATTGTGTTTTCCTCAGGTTCCTAACAGGATGAGCTATAGAACAAGTCATGCATTCAAACTCAAAACCTTCACAAAAAAagtttagtatagtatgtctaaaaattcataaaaagtaatagtataaaagagtcatagtatagtatgtcgaaaaatcataaaaaagtcatagtatagtatgtcgaaaaaatcataaaaacgtcatagtatagtatgtcgaaaaaagtcatagtatagtatgtcaaaagagtcatagtatagtatgttgaaaaaattcaaaaaaataatagtatagtccatccatccatcattaaAAACGTCCGCTAGTATCCTGTGTcgtgtcgaaaaaggtcatagtatagtatgtcgaaaaagtcatagtatagtatgtcaaaaaaaacatagtatagtatattgaataaagtcatagggATAGTATGGCGTTCCCAGTGtagtggagatataatccctccacctagtcctgggtcttacTAAAAACAGTAATTATCTCATGATGGGATTCAAACTGACAACCGTGGAAACCCAAACCAGGGGCATCCTAACAGATGAGCTATAGAACAAGTCATGCAACTTTATGTCCTTcgatgaaaaaaagtcatagtatagtatgtcgaaaaatcataaaaacgcTCATAGATAATActgaaaaatcataaaaaacgCTATAGTATAGTAGACGCCAAAATCAAGGTCAAacccatagtatgtcgaaaaaagtcatagtatagtttcggtcatgacccataGTTCATGAccataaaaaatcataaaaggaATAGTAACTGACTggtgtcgaaaaaggtcataaaaagttGCCTTATGGctggtcatagtatagtatgtcaaaagaggTCAtagttgaatgtaaaaaaatcataaaacgtagtatatagtatgtcccGAAAATCTCCGACCAATCTAGTATATTGTCCCCTCATAGTaaacaaaaccccaaaaagTCATTGAACTCCTTCAAAAAGACTCATTCCCTATGTGGAGAAAAAATTCCAAAAACGTTTCCTGCTataccatggcctccgatttaaaaaactgatcctcatcccaaccgcttatGTCTCGGCTGGtcaaaccgatccagtgagtgctgaaaaGTCATAGGCCATAGTATGTCAGGAAAACATCATCTGCAAATTGTATGTAGAAAAATCCCAAAATCTCCGAACTGTAACCCCTCTCAAAAAATCATATAAACGCTTCATagtatcgaaaaaaagtcataaatattacaaacaggaaaGCTGACAAAGTatagccctggcggaggccaatcCCTAAAAACGAACATAGTATAGTACTGCCGAGAAAAGGGACACAGTCTAGTATGGTCGAAAAAAATTCGAAAAGGGATGGCCCTAGTATGTCGAAACCccctcatagtatagtatcccGCAAAAATCCCAAAAACGCTCTCCTAGGGACCCGGTCATATGCCTAGTAATCCAAAAAACACATGTCGAAGAAATCATAAAAATTCATACTataggctccctccaggatcctagTATAGATGTGAAGAGccggtccgttgttccacgaccaggacgtaatccgcattgttcctcctcaacccgaggttcgactatcggccgaaccctcctttccagcaccttggagtagactttaccagggaggctgagaagtgtgatacccctgtagtatagtatgtcgaaaatatcataaaaaacgtcatagtatagtatgtcgaaaaaatcataaaaacgtcattgtatagtatgtcgaaagagtcatagtatacagtagtatgtcgaaaaaatcataaaatattcatagtatagtatattgaataaagtcatagtatactatggcgAAACAAGTCAGTGTAGTGTGACTTTCCTCAGGTAATCTTACTAAAATATAGTAATTATCTCATGATGGGATTCAAACTCACAACTTTGGACACCCAAACCAGTTCCCTAACACGATGAGCTATAAATAAGTCATGCAGTTTAATgtcgaaataattcataaaaagtaatagtatagtatgtcggaagagtcatagtatagtatgtcgcaaaaaatcataaaaacgt includes:
- the lrrc18b gene encoding leucine-rich repeat-containing protein 18 encodes the protein MAKGKKTKQAKSKTITLKEAENCVELTLEGVRRLNLGFKELAAVPKCIQKLCEMDELDLSRNLIAKVPDFIGNFVKIRVLDLHSNYLEELPVTIGRLQTLLVLNLCNNRLKSLPSEIGLLKNLQTLNLGINQLESLPFSISALKDLRHIGLSDNRFTRVPGCLQKLSNLERINLDRNPIATEEVPSNESLMMAQRFYLVRELDLCEDCLNKCQTERKKVEDVENRKETLLGIPNLVTQEDKEM